From Shewanella yunxiaonensis, the proteins below share one genomic window:
- a CDS encoding MMPL family transporter → MPAPRLTPRQGLVIWLMLLVAIAASGLWQWQRGAHIETDILALLPKVQEAPLTQAALTQVERQFGEQIYLAVLADSRAQAIAAAHQLMAQLQQSAAFTQARSGDDASLQALGHFYFPYRLRLLTKSQQQLLQQQQLQPLLQSVQQQLYSPFSSANSELLQQDPLLLFPSWLQQLADGQQLQQQDGILLTTSGKQTAAIVIAKARGSVFSPLAQQQQLQALQQALSSLPAEVSVLKAGALFHAAAATTSAKAQIGIIGSISLAGVVLLVLLGFRSLKPLTVALLTLGSSFVVALAVTLWCFNGLHLLTLVFGTSLVGIAIDYSFHFYCERLQSPQTTVQQSLRQIAPTLTLALASSVIAYLALGLTPFPGMQQVAVFCATGLIFTWLTLLLAYPALAASPLPEGQRQLQLAHHCYLAIRQQFRRRRGLLSLMLILLLTGLLRLHHDDDIRNLQQSPASVTAEEQQLRQLLSGGTDNQFLLVAADNAQQLLQRLEQLTPKLEALQHQHQLGNFVSLSRFVPSEQQQQRNYQLQGLIYQQLPALLQYLGLDEALAPALLQQYHAAAANPLTIQQWLTTAAAQKSGLGQLWLPPDASHSQYGSIVLLGGIKDLSAVKTISETVSGVTLVDKVADISAVMAHFRQLTLWLLGISLAMAAVLFVWRYGRRHGLATALVPVMAALLTLATLGWFGAGLTLFHTLALLLVFGIGVDYSLFFASAGRHPAAVMLAVLLSAASTLLAFGLLGFSSTHAIAAFGQTLTLGILFTLLLALLNTSDAAEPSGCDR, encoded by the coding sequence CGCACAGGCAATCGCTGCTGCGCACCAACTGATGGCGCAATTGCAACAGTCTGCCGCGTTTACTCAGGCCCGCAGTGGTGATGACGCGAGTCTGCAAGCGCTTGGCCATTTTTATTTCCCGTATCGCCTGCGGCTGCTGACAAAAAGTCAACAGCAGCTGTTGCAACAGCAGCAGTTACAGCCACTATTACAGTCGGTACAACAACAGCTTTACAGTCCCTTTAGCAGCGCCAACAGTGAATTACTGCAACAGGATCCGTTACTGCTGTTTCCCAGTTGGTTACAACAGCTCGCTGATGGTCAGCAACTACAACAACAAGATGGCATCTTGCTGACCACCAGCGGCAAGCAGACAGCGGCCATCGTCATTGCCAAGGCCCGTGGCAGTGTGTTCAGTCCGCTGGCACAACAGCAGCAATTGCAGGCGCTGCAGCAGGCGTTATCCAGCTTACCGGCGGAAGTTTCGGTGCTGAAAGCTGGCGCACTATTTCATGCCGCTGCCGCCACTACCAGTGCCAAGGCACAAATCGGGATAATTGGCAGTATTTCGCTGGCGGGTGTAGTGCTGCTGGTGCTGCTGGGGTTTCGTTCACTAAAACCGTTAACAGTGGCACTGCTGACGCTGGGCAGCAGTTTTGTGGTGGCGCTGGCAGTGACCTTGTGGTGCTTTAATGGCCTACATCTGCTGACACTGGTGTTCGGCACCAGTTTGGTGGGCATAGCCATCGATTACAGCTTCCATTTCTATTGTGAACGGCTGCAATCGCCGCAAACCACAGTCCAGCAAAGTCTACGGCAGATTGCGCCAACGCTGACCTTGGCGCTGGCATCGAGTGTCATCGCCTATCTGGCATTGGGATTAACACCATTCCCTGGCATGCAGCAAGTAGCAGTATTCTGCGCTACCGGGCTGATATTTACCTGGCTGACGCTACTACTGGCCTACCCAGCGCTGGCGGCCAGCCCGTTGCCAGAAGGTCAGCGACAACTGCAGTTGGCCCATCACTGTTACCTTGCCATTCGCCAACAGTTTCGGCGCAGGCGCGGGTTGTTGAGTTTGATGTTAATACTGCTGCTCACCGGGTTGTTGCGCCTGCATCACGATGACGATATCCGTAATCTGCAGCAAAGTCCGGCCAGTGTGACGGCGGAGGAACAGCAGTTGCGGCAATTGCTAAGTGGTGGCACCGACAATCAGTTTCTGTTAGTCGCCGCCGATAACGCACAGCAATTACTGCAACGACTCGAACAACTGACACCTAAACTGGAAGCGCTGCAGCATCAGCACCAATTGGGCAATTTCGTGTCACTGTCACGCTTTGTTCCCAGCGAGCAACAGCAACAACGCAACTACCAGTTACAGGGCCTAATTTATCAACAGTTGCCTGCGCTACTGCAATACTTAGGACTGGATGAAGCCCTCGCACCGGCGTTACTGCAACAATACCATGCAGCAGCAGCTAACCCGCTCACCATCCAGCAATGGTTAACCACCGCCGCGGCACAAAAGAGCGGATTGGGACAGTTATGGCTGCCGCCGGATGCAAGTCACTCGCAATACGGCAGCATTGTGCTATTGGGTGGGATCAAGGATCTGAGTGCGGTGAAAACCATCAGCGAAACGGTTTCCGGGGTAACCCTGGTTGATAAGGTCGCAGATATCTCTGCCGTTATGGCGCATTTCCGCCAACTAACCTTATGGCTGCTGGGTATCTCATTAGCCATGGCGGCGGTGTTGTTCGTCTGGCGTTACGGCCGGCGCCATGGTCTGGCGACCGCCCTGGTGCCAGTGATGGCCGCATTGCTAACGTTGGCGACACTGGGCTGGTTCGGCGCGGGTCTCACCTTGTTTCACACATTGGCGCTGTTGCTGGTATTTGGCATCGGCGTAGATTATAGCCTGTTCTTTGCCAGTGCCGGACGCCACCCGGCGGCAGTGATGCTGGCGGTATTATTATCTGCCGCGTCCACCCTGTTGGCGTTTGGCTTGCTGGGATTTAGCAGCACCCATGCAATTGCCGCTTTCGGTCAGACACTGACACTCGGCATCCTGTTTACTTTATTGCTGGCATTACTGAATACCAGCGACGCTGCGGAGCCCTCCGGATGCGATCGATAG
- a CDS encoding DUF3261 domain-containing protein, with product MRSIVCLLLLGIISGCQSSHRWQQTCVPLAATANYCLAPLPWQQHVTPLPADIAQQVRFEHNGKAQELLLQLQFAPENEIMVGLAPLGQSLFTLSFDGNTLNSEHSVLLASNFRGDYLMAVQQLVYWPAAMVQQAIPEANIRDFRCQQGYCRELTLNGKMLASIHYEQTPGWQSPVAVELPDANLRLTIKPM from the coding sequence ATGCGATCGATAGTTTGCTTGCTGTTGCTAGGGATCATCAGTGGTTGCCAAAGCAGCCACCGTTGGCAGCAAACGTGTGTGCCACTGGCTGCAACTGCCAATTATTGTCTGGCGCCCTTGCCATGGCAGCAACACGTAACCCCCCTACCTGCCGATATCGCCCAACAGGTACGCTTTGAACACAATGGCAAGGCCCAGGAATTACTGTTGCAACTACAATTCGCACCCGAGAACGAAATCATGGTGGGGTTGGCACCGCTCGGGCAATCACTGTTTACCCTAAGCTTTGATGGCAATACACTGAACAGCGAACACAGTGTATTGCTCGCGAGCAACTTCCGCGGTGACTACCTGATGGCAGTGCAGCAGTTGGTATACTGGCCAGCCGCTATGGTGCAGCAAGCAATCCCTGAAGCCAACATCCGGGATTTCCGGTGTCAACAAGGCTATTGCCGTGAACTAACCCTCAACGGCAAAATGCTCGCAAGCATACACTATGAACAGACGCCGGGCTGGCAGAGTCCGGTAGCGGTTGAACTACCGGATGCTAACCTCCGGTTAACGATCAAGCCGATGTAA
- a CDS encoding beta-ketoacyl-[acyl-carrier-protein] synthase family protein → MPITIRHAGFCTPLGHDPSTILQALVTGDTSAMVSREGWLFDRPAIVGEVAMPLPSLPPALAKFSCRNNALLLQAVQPLRDVIAAAVKHYGADRIGIVLGTSTSGIANGEQALAYYQQHGRFPKDYHYEQQELGSPAEFLQQLLDLQGPAYTVSTACSSSAKVFASGRRLLLSGLCDLVLVGGVDSLSQLTLNGFDALESIDNSRCNPCSRNRHGINIGEGAAVFTLERGDGEILLGGCGESSDAYHISAPHPQGRGAIAAMQAALSQAGLTAADIDYVNLHGTATAKNDAMEALAMNSVFGADAIPPCSSTKPLVGHTLGAAGAIETAFCWLLLSHYNSAQLLPPHRWDGEIDEKLLPLPLVKKGDSARLQHLMSNSFAFGGSNASLILSRGNLHE, encoded by the coding sequence ATGCCAATAACCATCAGACACGCTGGATTTTGTACGCCACTCGGCCATGACCCCAGCACAATACTGCAAGCGTTAGTGACTGGCGATACTTCAGCAATGGTGAGTCGCGAAGGCTGGTTATTTGATCGCCCGGCGATTGTTGGTGAAGTAGCAATGCCGTTGCCATCATTACCGCCTGCCTTGGCAAAGTTTTCTTGCAGAAACAACGCACTGCTGTTACAAGCGGTGCAACCGCTGCGAGATGTAATTGCTGCGGCAGTCAAGCATTATGGTGCGGATCGCATCGGTATAGTGCTCGGCACCAGTACCTCTGGCATTGCAAATGGGGAGCAGGCGTTGGCTTACTACCAGCAGCACGGGCGGTTTCCGAAGGATTATCATTACGAACAGCAGGAGTTAGGCAGCCCCGCTGAGTTTCTGCAACAACTCCTTGATTTGCAAGGTCCGGCTTACACGGTATCCACCGCTTGTTCCTCCAGCGCCAAGGTGTTTGCTAGTGGTCGGCGATTATTACTCAGTGGCCTTTGTGATCTGGTGCTCGTCGGCGGCGTTGATAGTCTCAGCCAACTGACACTCAACGGGTTTGACGCCCTAGAGTCCATCGACAATTCGCGCTGCAATCCCTGCAGTCGTAACCGCCACGGCATTAATATTGGTGAGGGCGCGGCAGTATTTACCTTGGAACGTGGTGACGGGGAAATTCTATTGGGTGGCTGCGGCGAATCATCCGACGCCTATCATATTTCCGCACCACACCCGCAAGGGCGCGGTGCTATCGCGGCGATGCAGGCGGCACTGAGCCAGGCAGGGTTAACTGCGGCAGATATCGATTATGTGAATCTGCATGGTACTGCCACAGCAAAAAATGACGCCATGGAGGCGCTGGCGATGAACAGTGTTTTTGGGGCTGATGCGATTCCACCTTGTAGCTCTACAAAACCGCTGGTCGGTCATACTTTGGGAGCTGCAGGTGCCATTGAAACCGCTTTTTGTTGGCTGTTACTGTCCCACTACAATAGTGCACAGTTACTGCCACCGCACCGATGGGATGGGGAAATTGATGAAAAGTTATTGCCATTGCCACTGGTGAAAAAGGGGGATTCAGCTCGACTACAACACCTTATGAGTAACTCTTTTGCTTTTGGCGGCAGTAATGCCAGCCTGATTTTGAGTCGCGGAAACCTGCATGAGTGA
- a CDS encoding ApeP family dehydratase yields the protein MSEHLRQRNIADFLAHRPPMILIDHIEQHGDNYLLTSVSISEHSPFFDPVLRRVPNYVGIEYMAQSIAALAGVEAERCGEPIRVGFLLGSRKLQLHCAGFWPGKQYQTAVRRLYQEDSGLAVFDCEILHQGETIASANVNVFQPRDTAAYVAGGAEVSVGDPT from the coding sequence ATGAGTGAACATTTACGGCAGCGGAATATTGCCGATTTTCTGGCCCACAGGCCACCGATGATCCTGATCGATCACATTGAACAGCATGGTGACAACTATCTGCTGACCAGTGTCAGTATCAGTGAACACAGTCCGTTTTTTGATCCAGTCCTCAGACGGGTACCCAATTACGTGGGCATTGAATATATGGCACAAAGTATTGCCGCACTAGCCGGAGTTGAAGCCGAACGTTGCGGTGAACCGATACGGGTAGGATTTCTGCTCGGGAGTCGCAAGTTACAACTGCATTGCGCCGGATTTTGGCCTGGCAAACAATATCAGACGGCAGTACGACGGCTTTATCAGGAAGATAGCGGTCTGGCCGTTTTTGATTGTGAAATATTGCATCAGGGCGAGACCATCGCCAGTGCCAATGTGAATGTATTCCAACCCCGGGACACCGCGGCCTATGTAGCAGGCGGTGCCGAAGTATCTGTGGGAGATCCTACATGA
- a CDS encoding 3-ketoacyl-ACP reductase FabG2: MSKRILVTGASRGIGKAMALRLAQSGYDIALHFHSNQQAANATAQALTEIGVQVSQLQFDVADRAACRSAIETDITNHGAYYGAILNAGIARDTAFPAMTEAEWDGVIHTNLNGFYNVLQPLLMPMIQARNGGRIITLSSVSGLAGNRGQVNYSASKAGIIGATKALALEVAKRKITVNCIAPGIIDTEMVDNLGDELVQQLVPLRRMGKPEEIAGLANFLMSDEAAYITRQVISVNGGML, from the coding sequence ATGAGTAAGCGAATTTTAGTGACAGGTGCCAGTCGCGGTATTGGTAAAGCGATGGCTTTACGTCTGGCACAATCTGGCTACGATATAGCGCTGCATTTTCACAGTAACCAACAGGCGGCCAACGCTACTGCGCAAGCATTAACTGAAATTGGAGTACAGGTAAGCCAATTACAGTTTGATGTGGCTGACAGAGCGGCCTGCCGCAGCGCTATAGAAACCGATATTACCAATCACGGTGCCTATTATGGCGCGATACTCAACGCCGGAATCGCCCGCGATACCGCTTTCCCTGCGATGACCGAAGCGGAATGGGATGGTGTTATCCATACCAATCTCAACGGCTTTTATAACGTGCTCCAGCCACTGCTGATGCCGATGATCCAAGCCCGTAACGGTGGTCGTATCATTACCCTATCCTCCGTTTCCGGTTTGGCAGGCAATCGTGGACAAGTGAATTACAGCGCCTCCAAGGCTGGAATAATTGGTGCCACCAAAGCGCTGGCACTGGAAGTCGCCAAGCGCAAAATCACCGTCAACTGTATCGCTCCCGGCATCATCGACACCGAAATGGTGGACAATCTCGGTGACGAACTGGTGCAACAACTGGTACCGCTGCGCCGCATGGGCAAACCGGAAGAGATTGCCGGGCTGGCGAACTTTCTAATGTCAGATGAAGCGGCCTATATCACCCGCCAGGTCATTTCAGTCAATGGTGGCATGTTATGA
- a CDS encoding beta-ketoacyl-ACP synthase, protein MSKRVVITGMAGISSLGQDWPTIKTRLQSGHNAVQRMDDWDRFQGLNTRLAAPVNDFAVPAHYSRKKIRSMGRVSLMATRASELALADAELLDDPVISSGAMGIAYGSSAGSPTAIIGFGDMLKHGDMSGIDATSYIRMMGHTTAVNVGVFFGLQGRTITTSSACTSGSQGIGYAYEAIKYGRQVLMLAGGAEELCASEAVVFDTLFATSTRNDTPQLTPRPFDRDRDGLVIGEGAGTLVLEELQHAQARGARIYAEVIGFGTNADGAHITQPNAITMEGAIRLALEDAGVTPQQIGYVNAHGTATDRGDAAESQATYAVFGSQVPISSLKSYTGHTLGACGALEAWWSIMMMRDGWFAPTLNLEHPADDCAALDYIRDNGRALQTDIVMSNNFAFGGINTSLIFRRWSESSS, encoded by the coding sequence ATGAGTAAACGCGTTGTCATCACCGGCATGGCCGGCATTTCATCGCTGGGGCAGGACTGGCCGACGATTAAAACGCGGCTGCAGAGTGGGCATAATGCCGTGCAGCGCATGGATGACTGGGATCGATTTCAAGGTCTGAATACCCGCCTAGCGGCGCCGGTCAACGATTTTGCAGTGCCAGCACACTATTCCCGCAAAAAAATTCGCTCAATGGGACGGGTATCCCTGATGGCGACCCGCGCCAGTGAACTGGCGTTAGCTGATGCAGAGTTACTGGACGATCCTGTCATCAGCTCCGGGGCCATGGGTATTGCGTATGGCTCATCTGCCGGAAGCCCAACCGCTATCATCGGCTTTGGTGACATGCTCAAACACGGTGATATGAGTGGTATTGATGCAACCAGCTATATCCGCATGATGGGCCACACCACCGCTGTCAACGTGGGAGTATTTTTCGGTTTGCAGGGCCGTACCATTACCACCAGCAGTGCCTGCACCTCTGGTAGCCAAGGCATAGGTTATGCTTATGAAGCGATTAAATATGGTCGCCAGGTGTTGATGCTGGCCGGCGGTGCCGAAGAACTCTGCGCCAGCGAAGCCGTGGTGTTCGATACGCTATTTGCCACCAGCACCCGCAACGATACCCCACAACTGACGCCAAGACCGTTCGATCGCGACCGCGATGGCTTGGTGATCGGCGAAGGAGCCGGGACCTTGGTACTAGAAGAGTTACAACATGCCCAGGCGCGTGGGGCCCGGATATATGCTGAAGTCATCGGGTTTGGGACCAATGCCGATGGCGCGCATATCACCCAGCCGAATGCAATCACGATGGAAGGTGCGATTCGTTTAGCCTTGGAAGATGCCGGAGTAACACCGCAGCAAATTGGCTATGTAAATGCCCACGGCACTGCCACGGATCGCGGTGATGCCGCCGAAAGTCAGGCCACCTATGCTGTCTTTGGCAGCCAAGTACCCATATCGTCGTTAAAGAGTTATACCGGCCACACTCTCGGCGCATGTGGGGCACTGGAAGCCTGGTGGAGCATTATGATGATGCGCGATGGCTGGTTTGCGCCCACGTTAAACCTTGAACATCCAGCCGATGACTGCGCGGCGCTGGATTACATCCGCGATAATGGACGCGCGTTGCAGACGGATATAGTGATGAGTAATAACTTTGCTTTTGGTGGCATTAACACATCGCTGATTTTCCGCCGCTGGTCAGAATCATCGAGTTAG